Genomic window (Jatrophihabitans sp.):
CAGCTCACCAGCGGCGTTGCGACGCAACGCCACCGAGCTCAGGCCGCGCCCAGGCCGGCCGAGCACGCCGGGGACCGGCTTGTTGTCGACGCCGGCGATCACCGCGCCGTCGCGCAGGAAGTAGGACTGCACCCCAGGCGCCATGCTGTCCGGCCCGGCGGCAGCGAAGTCCACGGCGGCGAAGCTCGGGCCGTTGGCGGCCGGAATCACGACCGGGCGGCCGGCGTCGGTCAGCTTGAGCTGGGCGCCGGGCACGAACCGGATCTGGGCCAGGGTGTAGGCCAGCTGCGCGGCCAGGCGGTTACGGCCGTTGGAGTCCAGCTGGCTGCTGCCGGGCATCTCCACCACGATCGGGTCGCTGTCGAGCACGGTGGGCCGCCCGACCTGGTCGGGCACCTCGTTCACCACCGACTGGGCCAGCTCCGGGCGCGGCCCGAGCACCAGCGCACCGAGCAGCCAGGTCGCCAGAGCCTGCCCGGCCAGCGCGGTGTAGCGCAGATCCGGCACCAGGCTGGTCTCGGAGGAGTCGTAGAAGTGCAGCTTGCGGCCCAGGTAGGCCCGCTCGAAGGCGGACTGGTTGATCAGCACCCCGGGCTGCAGCTGGTTGATGCGCCACTGCCCGTCCACCTGGACCAGGTCGAAGGTGAACGTCTCCTGGTCGCCGACTCCGGCGCCCTTCAGCGTCGGGCTGTACACCCCGCTGGCATCGAGCTGCCCGACCCGGCGGCCCGAGACCTCCACCGTCTCGCCCGAGCCGGTGACCGTCCGCACTCCGGCGGTCCACTCGTCGACCACCGTCACGGTGCTGTCCTGCCACTTGCGGGCCGCGGCGTTGGTCAGGAACTGCCTGGACTGCGAGTGCCCGGCGTTGGCGGCGACGCCCGCGTTCAGGAAGCCGATGACGATGTCACGCGAGCCGGCGCCCGGGCGCGGGGCGGCGTCGGCCTGGGAATCACCCGCCACGCCGGCCCGGTCGACCGTGCGCACCACCAGCGGCGCCGAGTCGGTCGGAACGCCGGTGCAACCGGCCACCAGCAAGGCTGTCAGCAACAGGCCTGCCAAGCGTTTCACGATGCCAGCACCTCCGGTGGCTGCAGCGGCAGGGGGGAACTCTCCAGCGGGCCGCCGGCCACCCGGGGCAGCGTCATCCGGAACACCGCGCCGCGCCCTCGCGCGCCCCAGGCCTGCAGCCAGCCATGGTGCAGCCGGACGTCCTCCAGGCTGATCGCCAGACCCAGGCCGGTGCCGCCGGTCAGCCGGCTGCGCGAGGGGTCACCGCGCCAGAACCGGTTGAACACCAGGGCCGCCTCACCGGGGCGCAACCCGACGCCCTCATCGCGCACGGTCACCGCCACCGAGGCCGCGTTGGCGCCCACCCGGACGGTGACCGGCCGGCTCTCGGCGTGGTCCAGGGCGTTGCCGAGCAGGTTGCGCAGCACCCGCTCGATGCGCCGCGCGTCCACCTCGGCGATCACCGGCTCGTCGCCGAGGTCGGCCCGCAGCTCCACCCCGTGCCGGGCGGCCAGCGCCTGGGCAGCGGCCACCGCCCGCTCGACGATGCCGCGGATGTCGACCTGCTCGGTCTCCAGCCGCGCCGCGCCGGCGTCGTAACGCGAGATCTCCAGCAGGTCGGCCAGCAGGCTCTCGAACCGGTCCAGCTCGTTGGTCAGCAGCTCGACCGAGCGGGCAAGCTCGGGAGCGAAGTCCTCCCGGCTGCCGTGGAGCAGCTCGGCGGCCATCCGGATGGTGGTCAGCGGAGTGCGCAACTCGTGCGAGACGTCAGAGGTGAACCGCTGCTGCAGCCGGGACAGGTTCTCCAACCGCTGGATCTGCTGCTGCAGGCTGGCTGCCATGTCGTTGAACGACTCGCCCAGCAGCGCGATGTCGTCCTCGCCCTTGACCTTGATCCGCTCCGACAGCTGGCCGCCGGCCAGCCGGCTGGCGGTCTGGGCGGCCACCCGGACCGGCCGGACCACCTGGCGGGTGACCAGCGCCGCGATCACGGCCACCAGCAGCACCAGCGCCAGCCCGGCCAGCAGGACGGTCCGCTGCACCAGGCTCAGCGTCCGCTGCTCGGCGGTCAGCGGGAACAGGTAGTACAGCTCGAAGGCGCCGGCCTGGGTGTCCAGCGGCTGGCCGACGATCAGGCCCGGCACCTCTCCGGACTGGCTCGGCGTCCGGATCGGGGCGTACTGCATGGCCACCGCGCCCCGGTCGACCTGGCGGCGCAGCTCGGCCGGGATCGGCTGGCTGACCGGCAGCTGCCGGTTGACGACCGGGTCGGTCGAGCGGACCACCTTGGTGAACAGGTCGCCGCTCAGGGTGCCGGCCGACCTGGCCGGGTCCGAGGCGATCTGGTCGACGGCCTGCCGGATGCCGTTGAGGTCACCCGGGGTGAGCCCCTCGAACTGCGCGCCGGCCGCTTCCAGGCCGAGCGAGGCCTGGCTGATCGAGGCGTCCCGCTTGGCCTTGAGGACGCCGTTGCCGATCTGGTCGATCAGGAACACCCCGATCAGCAGCACGATCACGCCGGTGACGATGGTGGTGGTGGCGGCCACCCGCAGCTGCAGGGAGCGCCGCCAGGTCGTCGACAGCCGCGACACACCCGGGCTCGACCGGTGGTTCAGCCAGTCGGCGGCGCCTTGCAGTAGCTGGTTCACCCGGGCCGGCAGAGCGCCGAGCCCGCCGGAGATCCAGCCTCGGGCGGCTGGGTTCACGGCGGCCCCGCTTTGTAACCGACGCCGCGGACGGTCAGCACGACCTCAGGGCGCTCGGGATCGCGCTCGACCTTGGACCGCAGCCGTTGCACGTGCACGTTCACCAGCCGGGTGTCGGCGGCGTGGCGGTAACCCCAGACCTGTTCCAGCAGCACCTCGCGGGTGAAGACCTGGCGAGGCTTGCGGGCCAGCGCCACCAGCAGGTCGAACTCCAGCGGGGTCAGCGAGATCTGCACGCCGTCACGGACCACCTGGTGCGCTTGGACGTCGATGCTGACCGGCGAGTCGGGCGGGCCGATCAGCAGCGTCTCGCCGCCGGCCTCGTCGTAGCGGCGCAGCCGGGCCCGCATCCGGGCGGTGAGCTCCTTGGGCTTGAACGGCTTGACCACGTAGTCATCGGCGCCGGACTCCAGGCCCAGCACGATGTCGACGGTGTCGGTCTTGGCGGTCAGCATGATGATCGGGGTGCCGGACTCGGCCCGGATGGCGCGGCAGACGTCGATCCCGCTCATGCCGGGCAACATCAGGTCCAGCAGCACGATGTCGGGCTTGACCTCGCGAAAGGCGGCCAGCGCCCGGGAGCCGTCGGGCACGAACGCGGGCTCGAAACCTTCCGAGCGCAGCACGATGCCGAGCATCTCGGCAAGGGAGGAGTCATCGTCGACTACCAGTACGCGAGGCTTCATGGTCCCATCGTGGCACCTTGATCGCTTAGCCGCTGGCAGGACGCCCCACGGCAGACGCCATCCCTTATTTTAAGCCTGGATCACAGATTGACACTGGCCACGAAGGCCTGGCCGTTGCCCGAGACGGTGCAGGCAGGCGCCCCAGGTGCGACGTAGAGCGATTCCCAGCGCCGGATCGTGCGGCACTCTGCCCCGCAGTCCACGGTGACCTCGCCGGCGCCGCTGAGCACCAGGTGCGGCCCGTCGGCGGGCAGCAGCCGCACGGCGGCGCTCGCTTCATGGGTGCTGGCGACTAGATCCAGCACCGACAGCCGGAAGTCGGGCACCGGCACCTCGAAGACCAGCTGGCCCTCGGCGAGCCGGCTCGGCTGCCAGCGCGGCTCGGCCAGGCTGCTGAAGTCGGCCACCCGCAGCAGCTCCGGGATGTCGACATGCTTGGGGGTCAGGCCGCAGCGCAGCACGTTGTCGCTGTTGGCCAGGATCTCGATGCACACCCCGCGCAGGTAGGCGTGCACGTTGCCGGCCCCCAGGTAGATCGCCTCGCCCGGGGCCAGCCGGACGTAGTTGAGCAGCAACGCCAGCACCGCGCCGATGTCGCCGGGAAAGTCCTGGGCCGCCAGCGCCGAGGCCCGCGCCGCCGCGGCCCAGGGGCTGTCCTGCTCAGCCAGCCGCCGGCAGCCGGCGACCGTGGCCTCGACCAGCCGCTCGCGGGCCTGGCCGCTCAGGCTCAACAGGGTGGTGAAGGTGGCCCGCAGACCGTCCCGGCCGGCCAGCAGCGGCAGGTAGCCGGCCAGCTCCGGCACCTGCAGGGCCTCAAGCAGCTCCAGGGTCGCCGGCACCGGACGGAATCCGCAGAAGGCGTCGAACTCGGTCAGGGCGTAGGCCAGCTCCGGCTTGTGATGGGGGTCGCTGTAGGTGCGCTCGGCCGAGCGGCGCGGGACGCCGGCGGCCTCCTCGGCGGCGAAGCCGGCCTCGGCCTGCGCCTGGCTCGGGTGCACCTGCATCGACAGCGCCCGGTCGGCGGCCAGCAGCTTCATCAGGAACGGCAGCCGGGGACCGAAGGCCGCCAGGCTCGCCTCGCCCAGCCACTGCCGCGGCGCCTGGGCGATCAGCTCGTCCAGCGCCGGCCGGTCAGGGTGCTCGGCACACCGCGACGGCTCGTCCGGATGCGCGCCCATCCACAGCTCGGCGGCGGGCCGGCCGGTGGGCGGGACGCCGAGCAGCGCCGGAATCGCCTCGACCGAGCCCCAGGCGTACTCACGGATCGCGTTGTCCAGCGTGATCAGCCGCGGTTGCCCAGCCGCCGGGCTCATCGAGCCGCGCCCTCGATCAGCTCGGGCTGGTAGATGTCAGGCTCCAGGTAGATCACCCGGGCCGTCGGCTCGGCGGCGCGGATCCGCGCCTCGGCGGCGTTGATGGCGGCGGCTACCTCGCTCAGCGAGCTGCCCGGCGCCATCGAGACCTTCGCGGCCACCAGCACCTCCTCGGGGCCCAGGTGCAGGGTGCGGTGGTGGATCACCCGGTCGATGCCCTCGCCGACCAGGGCCGCCTCGATCCGTGAGATCGCGGCCGGGCTGGCCGCCTCACCGAGCAGCAGGCTCTTGGTCTCGATGATCAGGATGATCGCCACCGTGATCAGCAGCACGCCGATGGCCACCGTGCCGATGCCGTCCCAGATCGGCTCGTCCAGCAGCACGCTCAACCCGACGCCGGCCAGCGCCAGCGTCAGCCCCACCAGGGCGGCCAGGTCCTCCAGCAGCACCACCGGCAGCTCGGGGACCTTGGCCCGCCGGATGAACTGCGGCCAGCTCGCGTCGCCCTTGACCTTGCGCGACTCGTGGATGGCGGTGCGGAAGGACCAGGTCTCCAGGGCGATCGCCACCACCAGCACCCCGACGGCGACCAGCGGCGAGTCCAGCTCATGCGGGTGAGTGATCTTGTGGATGCCCTCGTACAGCGCGAACAGGCCACCGAGGCTGAACAGCACCAGGGCCACCAGGAACCCGTACACGTACCGGTCGCGGCCGTAGCCGAACGGGTGCTCGGCGGTCGCCTGCCGCCTGGAGCGGCGCCCGCCGAGCAGCAGCAGCCCCTGGTTGCCGGAGTCGGCCACCGAGTGGACCGACTCGGCCAGCATCGACGACGATCCGGTGATCAGGAATGCGATGAACTTGATGACGGCGATGCCCGCGTTCGCCAGCAGCGCGGCCAGCACCGCCTTGGTGCCGCCGGCGGCGCTCATGTCCGTGCTCCGCGACCGAAACGGCGGGCTTCAACAGCAGCACAGCGGTTCAATGTGGCAACTCCCCTAATCTCGGTGCGGACGGGTCGATCCCGCGGGCCAATGCCAGATAGGTCGCGGCGAAGTCCCCGGTGGCCGCGGCGGCGGCGAACCGGACCAGCGGCGGCGCGTCCGGCACCAGTATCCGGGAGCTGCCGATGCCCCGGCTGGCAGCCAGGCCGGCCAGCGCCGAGCCGGCCCGCCGGCCAGCGTCATCGCCCAGGCCGTCCCACTGGGTGTCCTGCGGCTCTCCGTAGCGGTCATCGTCGCCGATCAGCACCAGCCGCGGGCGCACCCCGGGATCGGACACCCGGTCGGCGAAGAAGTCGGCCTCGGTGGTGGCGAACTCCAGCAGCGAACCGATCCGGGCGACGTCGTCGGGCAGCGCCGCGGCCATCGCCGTGGAGCCCCCGATCAGCTGGACGGCGCCGGCGAAGCGCCGGGCGGCCACCATCGCGGCGCGGCCGATGCCGGCGATCACCGGCACCGACTCGGCCAGCTCGGCGGCCAGCAACTTGGCCGGGCCGGTGTAGGCCGAGGAGTCCGGCCGGTCGACCTCGGCGACCCCGTCCAGGCTGTCGGCCACGCTGGTCAGCAGGTGCGCCGTGGAGGTCAGCCCCAGAGCGTCCAGAGCCTGCAGGGCCGGTGTCGCCAGCGCCCACCAGACCGCTCGCGGCGGCACCGAGGCCAGGTGAGTGACGTCGGCGACGGGATGCCGGGCGGCCGCGGCCGCCACCGGGGACCGGACCGGAGCGGCCACCGCGATCACCATTCCGCGCCGGTCGGCCTGGGCGACCAGCTCGGCGAGCCGCGGATGCCGGCCGTCGGCCGAGACCACCAGCAGCGCGTCGGCCGGGCCCGCCCAGCGGGGCAGGGCCGGGTCGCGCCAGTCGATCACCGGCGCCTCGGCCGAGGCCAGCGCGGCCAGCAGGCTCGACAGGTACGGGGCGGCGGCGTCCGGCGCCACCAGCACGGCGCGGGGCGGCGTCGAGCCGCGCAGCCGGTCGACGCCGAACTCGCCGACGGTGTCGATGCTGCGGCGCACCTGGGCGCCGGCGCCGGCCAGGGCGCGCAGCAGGCCCCCGCGGTCGGCCTGGATCAGCGCCTGCGGGTTATCGAGCAGCTCCTGCTGGAAGGAGCTCACCCGCTGGTCCCGGGGCGATCGCCAGAGGCTGCCGGCTCATCGGCGGCGGGGAGCCCGAGGCCACGCGGGCCGGGAGTCGCCTCGTCGGCGAGCAGCACCGCGATGCCGTCAGACACCGGGAACCGGCTCAGGCAGGACGTGCAGACCAGCTCCTCCCGTCCGCCGCCGGTGGTCTCCAGCCGCAGCGGGGCGTGGTCGGCGCTGGGGCAAGCCAGGATCGAAAGCAGGTCAGCTGAAATGGACACGTCTTCTCCTAGGACCGGATCACGGCCAGCGCCTCGTCGCGGACGGCGTCCAGCGCGGCACTGGTGGGGGCTTCGACGTTGAGCCGGAGCAGGGGTTCGGTGTTGGAGGCCCGGACGTTGAGCCACGAGCCGTCGGCCAGGTCGATGGTGAGCCCGTCCAGGGTGTCGGCGCCCACCGTCCGGTCGGCGAACCGCTCCCGCACGGCGGCCACCCGCCCGGCCTGGTCCTCCACCTTGGAGTTGATCTCACCGGAGGCGTGGTAACGCTCGTACTCGGCGGTCAGCGCGCCCAGCGTGCCGTCCTGCTCGCCCAGGGCCGCCAGGACGTGCATCGCCGCGAGCATCCCGGTGTCGGCGCGCCAGAAGTCCCGAAAGTAGTAGTGGGCCGAGTGCTCGCCGCCGAACACCGCGTCGGTGACGGCCATCTCGGCCTTGATGTAGGAGTGCCCGACCCGGGTCCGGATCGGCCGGCCGCCGTGGGCGGCGATGATCTCGGGCACCGCCTTGGAGGTGATCAGGTTGTGGATGACCGCTGAGCCCGGCGCCTTGGCCAGCTCGCGGACCGCGACCAACGCGGTGATCGCACTCGGCGAGACCGGGTTGCCGTCGGCGTCGATGACGAAGCACCGGTCGGCGTCGCCGTCGAAAGCCAGCCCGATGTCGGCGCCCTCCTCGACGACCCGGCGCTGCAGGTCGACAAGGTTGGCCGGTTCCAG
Coding sequences:
- a CDS encoding cation diffusion facilitator family transporter; the encoded protein is MSAAGGTKAVLAALLANAGIAVIKFIAFLITGSSSMLAESVHSVADSGNQGLLLLGGRRSRRQATAEHPFGYGRDRYVYGFLVALVLFSLGGLFALYEGIHKITHPHELDSPLVAVGVLVVAIALETWSFRTAIHESRKVKGDASWPQFIRRAKVPELPVVLLEDLAALVGLTLALAGVGLSVLLDEPIWDGIGTVAIGVLLITVAIILIIETKSLLLGEAASPAAISRIEAALVGEGIDRVIHHRTLHLGPEEVLVAAKVSMAPGSSLSEVAAAINAAEARIRAAEPTARVIYLEPDIYQPELIEGAAR
- a CDS encoding phosphomannomutase/phosphoglucomutase, translating into MINLSDIVKAYDVRGIVPEQLNPEVARALGAAFVTVTGTGELAAGHDMRESGPELMAAFAEGATSQGANVLDIGLASTDLLYYASGQLGLAGAMFTASHNPARYNGIKLCLPGAQPVGQDSGLVQIRTTAQGYLADGLPAPVDQPGTLSSRDLLADYARYLRGLVDLSASRPLKVVVDAGNGMGGYTVPAVLGDAVLEPLPLQIVPLYFELDGNFPNHEANPLEPANLVDLQRRVVEEGADIGLAFDGDADRCFVIDADGNPVSPSAITALVAVRELAKAPGSAVIHNLITSKAVPEIIAAHGGRPIRTRVGHSYIKAEMAVTDAVFGGEHSAHYYFRDFWRADTGMLAAMHVLAALGEQDGTLGALTAEYERYHASGEINSKVEDQAGRVAAVRERFADRTVGADTLDGLTIDLADGSWLNVRASNTEPLLRLNVEAPTSAALDAVRDEALAVIRS
- the mtrA gene encoding MtrAB system response regulator MtrA — translated: MKPRVLVVDDDSSLAEMLGIVLRSEGFEPAFVPDGSRALAAFREVKPDIVLLDLMLPGMSGIDVCRAIRAESGTPIIMLTAKTDTVDIVLGLESGADDYVVKPFKPKELTARMRARLRRYDEAGGETLLIGPPDSPVSIDVQAHQVVRDGVQISLTPLEFDLLVALARKPRQVFTREVLLEQVWGYRHAADTRLVNVHVQRLRSKVERDPERPEVVLTVRGVGYKAGPP
- the manA gene encoding mannose-6-phosphate isomerase, class I, yielding MSPAAGQPRLITLDNAIREYAWGSVEAIPALLGVPPTGRPAAELWMGAHPDEPSRCAEHPDRPALDELIAQAPRQWLGEASLAAFGPRLPFLMKLLAADRALSMQVHPSQAQAEAGFAAEEAAGVPRRSAERTYSDPHHKPELAYALTEFDAFCGFRPVPATLELLEALQVPELAGYLPLLAGRDGLRATFTTLLSLSGQARERLVEATVAGCRRLAEQDSPWAAAARASALAAQDFPGDIGAVLALLLNYVRLAPGEAIYLGAGNVHAYLRGVCIEILANSDNVLRCGLTPKHVDIPELLRVADFSSLAEPRWQPSRLAEGQLVFEVPVPDFRLSVLDLVASTHEASAAVRLLPADGPHLVLSGAGEVTVDCGAECRTIRRWESLYVAPGAPACTVSGNGQAFVASVNL
- a CDS encoding Trm112 family protein, which translates into the protein MSISADLLSILACPSADHAPLRLETTGGGREELVCTSCLSRFPVSDGIAVLLADEATPGPRGLGLPAADEPAASGDRPGTSG
- a CDS encoding SIS domain-containing protein; translated protein: MSSFQQELLDNPQALIQADRGGLLRALAGAGAQVRRSIDTVGEFGVDRLRGSTPPRAVLVAPDAAAPYLSSLLAALASAEAPVIDWRDPALPRWAGPADALLVVSADGRHPRLAELVAQADRRGMVIAVAAPVRSPVAAAAARHPVADVTHLASVPPRAVWWALATPALQALDALGLTSTAHLLTSVADSLDGVAEVDRPDSSAYTGPAKLLAAELAESVPVIAGIGRAAMVAARRFAGAVQLIGGSTAMAAALPDDVARIGSLLEFATTEADFFADRVSDPGVRPRLVLIGDDDRYGEPQDTQWDGLGDDAGRRAGSALAGLAASRGIGSSRILVPDAPPLVRFAAAAATGDFAATYLALARGIDPSAPRLGELPH
- the mtrB gene encoding MtrAB system histidine kinase MtrB codes for the protein MNPAARGWISGGLGALPARVNQLLQGAADWLNHRSSPGVSRLSTTWRRSLQLRVAATTTIVTGVIVLLIGVFLIDQIGNGVLKAKRDASISQASLGLEAAGAQFEGLTPGDLNGIRQAVDQIASDPARSAGTLSGDLFTKVVRSTDPVVNRQLPVSQPIPAELRRQVDRGAVAMQYAPIRTPSQSGEVPGLIVGQPLDTQAGAFELYYLFPLTAEQRTLSLVQRTVLLAGLALVLLVAVIAALVTRQVVRPVRVAAQTASRLAGGQLSERIKVKGEDDIALLGESFNDMAASLQQQIQRLENLSRLQQRFTSDVSHELRTPLTTIRMAAELLHGSREDFAPELARSVELLTNELDRFESLLADLLEISRYDAGAARLETEQVDIRGIVERAVAAAQALAARHGVELRADLGDEPVIAEVDARRIERVLRNLLGNALDHAESRPVTVRVGANAASVAVTVRDEGVGLRPGEAALVFNRFWRGDPSRSRLTGGTGLGLAISLEDVRLHHGWLQAWGARGRGAVFRMTLPRVAGGPLESSPLPLQPPEVLAS